The Xanthocytophaga agilis genome segment TTCTGATGAGACACTTGTTTGTCAGTGGTGATCTGCATTAGATAAGCTCCTGCTGATAAACCACTTACTGGTAACAAAGTCTCTCCACCACCTACTTCCAACTCCATACTCTTCACACATACACCCTGAATCGTATACAGATTCAACACCGCCTTTCCACTGTAATCTGTATGTAAATACAAACTCTGACCATCTG includes the following:
- a CDS encoding T9SS type A sorting domain-containing protein; translated protein: DGQSLYLHTDYSGKAVLNLYTIQGVCVKSMELEVGGGETLLPVSGLSAGAYLMQITTDKQVSHQKLIIK